The Pricia mediterranea genome includes a window with the following:
- a CDS encoding 3-keto-disaccharide hydrolase produces MKQLLFFLSFLLCTSNAIAQETRSLFNGEDLSGWTKHGYEYWYVDDGELVCESGPEEKYGYLATNKPYKNFILNLDFKLESNGNSGIFIRSHVGGDDGTTIRGWQVEVAPPDLHTGGIYESTEGGRGWIIKPEPEDEKVLKPDDWNHMKIEANGDKIVSWLNGKKMVELNDEKIGEGRGSIALQIHSGGGIKVRWKNIEIQELD; encoded by the coding sequence ATGAAACAGTTGCTTTTTTTCCTTTCCTTCTTACTTTGTACCTCGAATGCCATTGCCCAAGAGACCCGAAGTCTTTTCAACGGCGAAGACCTGTCAGGGTGGACGAAGCACGGCTATGAATACTGGTATGTTGACGATGGTGAACTGGTCTGCGAAAGCGGTCCTGAGGAAAAATACGGCTATCTCGCCACCAACAAACCTTACAAAAATTTTATACTGAACCTCGATTTTAAATTGGAGTCCAACGGCAACAGCGGAATATTTATACGCTCTCACGTCGGTGGGGACGACGGAACGACCATTCGCGGATGGCAGGTCGAGGTTGCGCCTCCCGATTTGCACACTGGTGGCATCTACGAATCTACGGAAGGAGGAAGGGGATGGATAATAAAACCCGAGCCCGAAGATGAAAAAGTACTCAAGCCCGATGACTGGAACCACATGAAGATCGAGGCCAATGGCGATAAAATCGTCAGCTGGCTAAATGGGAAAAAGATGGTGGAGCTAAACGATGAAAAAATAGGGGAAGGTAGGGGCTCTATCGCCCTTCAAATCCACAGTGGTGGTGGAATTAAGGTGCGGTGGAAAAATATTGAAATTCAAGAACTGGATTAG
- a CDS encoding 3-keto-disaccharide hydrolase has translation MKKLQKSAFANLSALFFIMFCGLTYAQHEKFEFDFGTSTSLEDVLAGSSEDGATLKWINVNTVKEGWSVNDDGVLVNQGHPIGVVRSEKQYENFILHVEWRHMEAGGNSGIFAWSGANPPDDSPLPDGVEIQMLELDWVNINAKDGVPQPIAYVHGEVWGVGGVVTDPDNPRGERSKSIENRAKGKGEWNTYDVVAVDGVIKLAVNGKFVNGISKSTQKKGYLCLESEGAEIHFRNFKIIELPPGVTSHEQTAPLLDY, from the coding sequence ATGAAAAAGTTACAAAAGTCTGCCTTCGCGAACCTTTCCGCCTTGTTTTTTATTATGTTCTGCGGTCTCACCTACGCCCAACATGAAAAGTTCGAGTTCGATTTCGGCACATCGACCTCCTTGGAAGATGTTTTGGCGGGCAGTTCGGAAGACGGCGCCACCCTTAAATGGATCAATGTCAACACCGTAAAAGAAGGATGGTCGGTCAACGACGACGGCGTACTGGTGAACCAGGGCCATCCCATTGGGGTAGTACGCTCGGAGAAGCAGTATGAAAACTTTATCCTGCACGTGGAATGGCGACACATGGAAGCCGGCGGAAACTCGGGTATTTTCGCCTGGAGCGGAGCCAACCCGCCGGACGATTCGCCTCTACCAGACGGGGTAGAGATTCAAATGCTCGAACTCGATTGGGTGAACATTAACGCAAAAGACGGTGTTCCGCAGCCCATAGCCTACGTGCACGGCGAGGTATGGGGCGTGGGCGGTGTCGTGACCGACCCTGACAACCCCAGGGGAGAACGGAGTAAATCCATTGAAAACCGAGCCAAGGGCAAAGGGGAATGGAATACCTATGACGTAGTCGCCGTTGACGGGGTCATCAAACTTGCCGTGAACGGTAAATTTGTCAATGGTATCTCAAAATCGACCCAGAAGAAGGGCTATCTGTGCCTTGAATCGGAGGGCGCGGAAATCCATTTCAGGAATTTTAAAATCATCGAACTGCCCCCGGGAGTAACCTCGCACGAGCAGACGGCACCCTTGCTTGATTATTGA
- a CDS encoding sugar phosphate isomerase/epimerase family protein — protein MSNTTKNTETTSSRRNWLKNVGMLGAASMAPSLVMAGSNHEKKHSSLYNNQPIRLIVSTYSYWHFEPEKYPIEKVIENAAKIGFDGVEILHRQMENESVEYMNKLKRMAFERGLALPFLSIHQNFVEPDAAKRKEHIEHTLRCIKLAVQMGIPAIRMNTGSWKGKRPADYYEHGRKEPTEGYTDQDAIKWVIESMKECLEEAEKAGVILCLENHWGLSSNIDYLEEIHNALSSSPAMGLNLDTGNFVGEPYDDFERLIGHADIIQAKTYYGGGKYYDKDMDYDRFAKIMRDANFTGYVSLEMEGDEDPETAVPKSYKLLREAFAV, from the coding sequence ATGTCAAACACAACAAAGAATACAGAAACAACTTCATCCAGAAGAAATTGGCTAAAAAACGTAGGAATGTTAGGTGCCGCATCGATGGCCCCCTCATTGGTCATGGCCGGGTCGAACCACGAAAAGAAGCATAGCAGCCTCTACAACAATCAGCCCATCCGTCTAATTGTATCCACCTATTCGTACTGGCATTTTGAACCCGAAAAATATCCAATCGAAAAGGTTATCGAAAATGCTGCCAAAATCGGTTTTGACGGGGTGGAGATATTGCACCGGCAAATGGAAAACGAATCGGTGGAATATATGAACAAATTGAAACGAATGGCCTTTGAAAGGGGCCTAGCGCTTCCATTTTTATCCATCCATCAAAATTTTGTGGAACCCGATGCGGCCAAAAGAAAGGAGCATATCGAACACACCCTAAGGTGCATCAAACTCGCCGTGCAAATGGGCATTCCGGCCATTCGAATGAATACCGGTAGCTGGAAAGGCAAAAGACCGGCCGATTATTACGAGCACGGCAGAAAGGAACCGACAGAGGGCTACACCGACCAAGATGCCATCAAATGGGTCATAGAAAGCATGAAGGAATGTCTCGAAGAAGCTGAAAAGGCCGGGGTCATCCTTTGTCTCGAAAACCATTGGGGGCTATCGTCGAATATAGACTACCTCGAGGAAATCCATAACGCCCTGTCTTCATCACCGGCCATGGGCCTTAATCTGGATACTGGCAATTTTGTCGGCGAACCCTATGATGATTTTGAACGCCTGATCGGGCATGCCGATATTATTCAGGCCAAAACCTACTATGGCGGAGGAAAGTATTACGATAAGGATATGGATTACGACCGTTTCGCCAAGATTATGCGCGATGCCAACTTTACAGGCTACGTTTCATTGGAAATGGAAGGCGATGAAGATCCCGAGACGGCGGTACCCAAGAGCTACAAATTGTTACGGGAAGCCTTTGCGGTGTAA
- a CDS encoding Gfo/Idh/MocA family protein — MKTGKEQNSTNRRTFIKTTGAATIFSAATLNMGFANPLFSGSKEQLKVGLIGCGGRGTGAASQAISADSDTVLYAMGDIFEDRLNSSLDILKKTHAGKVQVDKDRQFLGFDAYQKVIDSGVDVVVLACPPGFRPQHLSAAVDAGKHVFYEKPVAVDAPGVRKVIEAAKKAKEKNLSMVSGYCFRYDMPKQALYGKVLDGAIGDIKAISTTRNGGELWYKERQPDWNDMEYHMRNWYYYNWLSGDFLVEMFVHSLDMMAWAMGEKMPVSATGTGGRQWRTDEKYGNIYDHFALEYDYDNGVRGYAFTRQQNGGSSKNAVEIMGTEGNALFEGSRHEITGENPWRYRGEENDMYQAEHDALFDSIRNGKGINDGDRAARSTLFGVMSRMAAYSGQTVTWDEAMKSTKALGPDDYNWDLEYKGPDIAIPGVTKVLG; from the coding sequence ATGAAAACGGGTAAAGAACAAAACAGCACCAACCGTAGAACCTTTATAAAAACAACCGGGGCGGCCACCATTTTTAGCGCTGCCACTCTCAATATGGGCTTTGCAAACCCCCTATTCTCAGGAAGCAAGGAACAGTTAAAGGTAGGCTTGATAGGTTGTGGCGGTCGGGGTACCGGGGCCGCTTCGCAGGCCATTTCGGCTGATTCCGATACCGTGCTCTACGCCATGGGGGATATTTTCGAAGACCGGCTCAACAGCTCGCTCGATATCCTTAAAAAAACACATGCGGGTAAGGTGCAAGTGGACAAAGACCGTCAGTTTCTCGGTTTCGATGCCTACCAAAAGGTAATCGACTCCGGGGTCGACGTGGTCGTACTGGCCTGCCCCCCAGGATTCCGCCCACAGCATCTTTCTGCCGCAGTGGATGCGGGGAAACATGTCTTCTATGAAAAACCGGTAGCGGTCGATGCGCCCGGTGTTCGGAAGGTAATCGAAGCCGCTAAAAAGGCCAAGGAGAAGAACCTGTCAATGGTTTCGGGCTACTGTTTTCGGTACGATATGCCCAAACAGGCCCTTTACGGGAAAGTACTTGATGGGGCCATCGGCGACATCAAGGCCATTTCTACCACGCGTAACGGGGGAGAACTCTGGTACAAGGAAAGACAGCCCGATTGGAACGATATGGAATATCATATGCGCAATTGGTACTACTACAACTGGCTCTCGGGCGATTTTCTTGTGGAAATGTTTGTCCACAGCCTCGATATGATGGCCTGGGCCATGGGCGAGAAAATGCCCGTATCAGCCACAGGAACCGGAGGAAGGCAGTGGCGTACAGATGAAAAATATGGCAATATATACGACCATTTTGCACTGGAGTACGATTACGACAATGGGGTCAGAGGGTACGCCTTTACCCGACAACAGAACGGGGGCTCCTCCAAAAACGCAGTAGAAATTATGGGTACCGAGGGCAATGCCCTTTTTGAGGGTAGTCGGCACGAAATCACCGGCGAAAACCCTTGGCGCTACCGCGGGGAAGAGAACGATATGTACCAAGCCGAACACGATGCCCTGTTCGATTCCATCCGCAACGGAAAAGGAATCAATGACGGGGACAGAGCGGCTCGCAGCACCCTGTTCGGGGTGATGAGCCGAATGGCGGCCTATAGTGGCCAAACCGTCACTTGGGACGAGGCCATGAAGTCGACCAAGGCATTGGGCCCGGATGATTACAACTGGGATTTGGAATACAAGGGTCCCGATATAGCAATCCCGGGCGTTACCAAGGTTTTGGGATAA